The Setaria viridis chromosome 6, Setaria_viridis_v4.0, whole genome shotgun sequence genome contains a region encoding:
- the LOC117861893 gene encoding E3 ubiquitin-protein ligase RSL1, protein MAGAESGQQQQHHPCSICMEPMAPSEAHRCGAACGHAFCRACLSGHVRAKVEAGTGTGAVVRCPDPSCAGAVDPELCRAARPPDVFERWCAALCESLFPAARRTYCPFPDCSEMMVADGDGDGGGGAEGCVTQSECQVCRRLFCARCRVAPWHAGVACDEYQWLAMGDGGREDMMLYEMAGAMSWKRCPKCQFFVDKIDGCAHISCRCGFEFCYRCGTTWRSTHWLRGCLV, encoded by the exons ATGGCGGGAGCCGAGtcggggcagcagcagcagcaccaccccTGTAGCATCTGCATGGAGCCCATGGCGCCTTCCGAGGCCCACCGCTGCGGCGCCGCCTGCGGGCACGCGTTCTGCCGCGCGTGCCTCTCCGGCCACGTCCGCGCCAAGGTCGaggccggcaccggcaccggcgccgtGGTGCGGTGCCCCGACCCGTCGTGCGCCGGGGCGGTCGACCCGGAGCTctgccgcgcggcgcggcccccCGACGTGTTCGAGCGCTGGTGCGCCGCGCTCTGCGAGTCCCTGTTCCCCGCCGCGCGGCGCACCTACTGCCCGTTCCCGGACTGCTCCGAGATGATGgtggcggacggcgacggcgacggcggtggcggcgccgaggGGTGCGTGACCCAGTCCGAGTGCCAGGTGTGCAGGCGGCTGTTCTGCGCGCGGTGCCGCGTGGCGCCGTGGCACGCCGGCGTGGCCTGCGACGAGTACCAGTGGCTCGCCATGGGGGACGGGGGCAGGGAGGACATGATGCTGTACGAGATGGCCGGGGCGATGAGCTGGAAGCGGTGCCCCAAAtgccagttcttcgtcgacAAAATTGACGGCTGCGCACACATTAG TTGCAGGTGTGGCTTCGAGTTTTGCTACCGGTGTGGAACAACATGGCGTTCGACTCATTggctgagggggtgtttggtttga